The genomic interval CCCGATTGGCCCAAGTGTTTTGGCTATCTGATTCCACCGACTGAGCGGGCCGTTTTGGAATGGGCTCCTGGCCGGGCTTTTGAAAGTGGGCAAATGATCATTCGGGATGAGGCGCTATGGGTTGCCCAGAGTGATTTCACCAGTGGCGAAGACTACGACGCCAGTCGTTGGGAAAAGTACACCCGACACGATTACGCCTTGTTCAACGCCCTCCATACCTGGACCGAGTACATCAATCGATTGATTGGAGCCTTTAGCGGTATTCCGGTCTTCTTGACCTTCGTTTTGAGCTTGGCGTGGCTACGCCGAGCGCCCAGCATTCCGCTTATGGCCTTCGGCGTTCTGATTTTGCTCGGCTTTGAGGCGTGGCTCGGGAAGGTTGTGGTCGATGGCAACCTGGTACCTGGCCAAATCACCATTCACATGTTCGGTGCATTGGCCATCGTCGCCCTGCTCTTAGCTCTCTTGAGTCGGCTTCGCCGAATCACCGGAGAGATGGCCCTACGGGCCGATGCTCGCTTTCGACTTATGCTTTCCATCGCCTTAGTACTAAGCCTTATTCAGATACTATTAGGCACACAGGTACGCGAGGAAATTGACGTCATTGCCAAGGCTCT from Cryomorphaceae bacterium carries:
- a CDS encoding COX15/CtaA family protein, with amino-acid sequence MKKALFFTAKMSLVCVLLVVLAGSVVRMTGSGMGCPDWPKCFGYLIPPTERAVLEWAPGRAFESGQMIIRDEALWVAQSDFTSGEDYDASRWEKYTRHDYALFNALHTWTEYINRLIGAFSGIPVFLTFVLSLAWLRRAPSIPLMAFGVLILLGFEAWLGKVVVDGNLVPGQITIHMFGALAIVALLLALLSRLRRITGEMALRADARFRLMLSIALVLSLIQILLGTQVREEIDVIAKALGGADRDTWVDGLPMIFKVHRSFSILVLGVNAALVAFNWLRWEPIKEVYWLGGLVLLEIITGITLAYAGLPKAFQPVHLVFSFLMFALQAYVWFRTAGSTQSSPSSE